The sequence CATCATGGCTCTTCAAATCAACGGACTTTCCTTTACGCGGCTTAAGATGGAATATAAAAGCTGGATGTGCCTGATCTGCGGCTGGATTTACGACGAAGAAGCTGGGTTGCCGGAGGAGGGCATTGCCCCAGGCACACGCTGGGAAGACGTTCCCATCAACTGGACATGCCCCGAGTGCGGCGCGCGCAAGGAAGATTTCGAGATGGTCCAGATCTGACCGTCTCGCGCCGCCGGTTCGCGATCGAGCGAGCCGGCGGCGTCGGCGCGGCGGCATCGACGGGTTGAGGCGCCGCTTGCGGCGCGGCTTCGTTTCAGGTGCTGACGCTCGTGGCCATCATTTCTGAAATCGCAACGGTTCCGATCCTCGACGCCTTGCCCAATCCGCGGGGCGGCGCCGTCCCCACGGCCGAGGCGGCGCTGCGCGCCGCGCAACAGGCGTTCGAGCGGCGAGCCGATCCGGCCGAGCCGCTTGCCGTCGCTTCCGCGGCGCTGCACGAGGCGGGCTGGCTCGCCGCGCAGCGCTTCACCGTCGCGCTTGCGCATGCCGCGCCGCTTGCGGCGACCGAAGTTCAGCCGATCGCGTTCGAGTCCGCGTTGCGGGATTTCCGCGCCGCGCTCGAGCGGCACAATCTGCGTGAGCTCGCGTGCTCGCCGCTGCTGTTCGAGCATTACGGCGCGCTGTGCGCGCAGGCCGCGAGCGACTTGCGCGCGGATACGCCGCGCGACGCGCTCGCGCTCGCCGGCCGGGCGGTGCCGCCCGCGACGCTGTATGCGCTGTCGCCGCATGCGCTTGCGCACCTGCGCGCGCGCTACGAGCAGGCGCTTCTCGGCGCGTTGCGCGCGTCCGAGGCGGCGACCGACACGGCGCTCGACGGGCTCGCCGAATGCACGGCCGAACTGGCTGGCCCGTTTCCGTACGACTTTTGGCGACTCGCCGGCGCGTGCGTGCGGGTGCTGCGCGTGCACGGCGGCGTCGAACTCAAGCGCTTTCTCGCGCGCTGCAATCTGCTGCTCGGCGAGCAGGCACGCGGCTTGCGGATCGCGCCGGCCGCACTTGTCCGGGAGGCGCTCGCGCTTTTCTGGCG comes from Burkholderia savannae and encodes:
- a CDS encoding rubredoxin, coding for MEYKSWMCLICGWIYDEEAGLPEEGIAPGTRWEDVPINWTCPECGARKEDFEMVQI